Proteins encoded in a region of the Streptomyces sp. NBC_00310 genome:
- a CDS encoding DUF397 domain-containing protein, protein MTIPCTWQKSTFSDGGEGGTCVELAAAPDNWQKSSFSGFGDGNDCVEIATSPATLHLRESDTPATHLSTTPTPLAALLHHIKAGGPGTTAD, encoded by the coding sequence ATGACGATCCCCTGCACCTGGCAGAAGTCGACGTTTTCCGACGGCGGCGAAGGAGGTACCTGTGTCGAATTAGCCGCCGCCCCCGACAACTGGCAGAAGTCATCGTTCTCCGGCTTCGGTGACGGCAACGACTGCGTCGAAATCGCCACCTCCCCCGCCACCCTCCACCTCCGCGAATCAGACACCCCCGCCACCCACCTCAGCACCACCCCCACCCCCCTCGCCGCCCTCCTCCACCACATAAAAGCCGGTGGCCCCGGGACTACGGCGGACTGA
- a CDS encoding helix-turn-helix domain-containing protein: MTMRNQPTARQVRLGSELRKLREAAGKPAKEVAGLLGASSAHMSQIEAGSSAIGEERLRRLAAHCACSDTELIEALVAIAADRTRGWWEEYRGVLPQVNLDVAEAEHHATFLHEVAIAYVPGLLQTSDYARAVFSYTRPELPESELFPRVEHRMRRRAVIEGEHPLPYETIVHEFALRVRVADRQTSVAQLRRILDEIEQGHAAVRVIPLDQDGFAGAAASMMHLGGPVPQLDTVLRDTPTGTLFIDAEAQLKQLRTLFRKVEKASLDPVASRDFIHRLMKEL, from the coding sequence ATGACCATGCGGAACCAGCCCACGGCACGACAGGTGCGCCTGGGGTCCGAGCTGCGCAAGCTGCGGGAGGCGGCGGGCAAGCCCGCCAAGGAAGTGGCCGGACTCCTGGGGGCGAGTTCAGCCCACATGAGCCAGATCGAGGCCGGCAGTTCGGCGATCGGCGAGGAGCGGCTGCGCAGACTGGCGGCCCACTGCGCCTGCTCGGACACGGAACTGATCGAGGCCCTCGTGGCGATCGCGGCCGACCGCACACGCGGCTGGTGGGAGGAGTACCGGGGAGTCCTTCCCCAGGTGAACCTGGACGTCGCCGAGGCGGAGCACCATGCGACATTCCTGCACGAGGTCGCCATCGCCTACGTGCCCGGACTGCTGCAGACTTCCGACTACGCGCGAGCGGTTTTCAGTTACACGCGTCCTGAACTGCCGGAGAGCGAGCTGTTTCCCCGGGTGGAACACCGGATGCGGCGACGCGCGGTCATCGAGGGTGAGCATCCGCTGCCGTACGAGACGATCGTCCACGAGTTCGCGCTGCGGGTCCGCGTGGCCGATCGGCAGACCTCAGTCGCCCAACTCCGCCGCATCCTGGACGAGATCGAACAAGGGCACGCGGCGGTGCGCGTCATCCCTCTTGATCAGGACGGCTTTGCCGGTGCCGCCGCCTCGATGATGCACCTGGGTGGTCCGGTGCCCCAACTGGACACGGTGCTCCGCGACACGCCCACCGGCACCCTGTTCATCGATGCGGAAGCACAGTTGAAACAGCTCCGAACACTCTTCCGTAAGGTGGAGAAGGCATCGCTGGATCCCGTCGCGTCACGGGACTTCATCCACCGCCTGATGAAGGAGCTGTGA
- a CDS encoding ATP-binding protein, whose amino-acid sequence MPENAPEPWEYVLHIPHDPRAVTVSRRTLRLILTAHGLTALLDPAELLATELIANAVLHTKGPAALRVRWSGTTLWIGAWDADPGPPEPPARLAATPDTESGRGLALVRACTDVWGWQPSSRFGHRGKYVWCELLCDPVAA is encoded by the coding sequence ATGCCCGAAAACGCCCCCGAACCTTGGGAGTACGTCCTCCACATCCCCCACGACCCCCGAGCCGTCACCGTCTCCCGCCGCACCCTCCGCCTCATCCTCACCGCGCACGGCCTGACCGCCCTCCTGGATCCCGCCGAACTCCTCGCCACGGAACTGATCGCCAACGCCGTACTCCACACCAAGGGCCCAGCGGCCCTGCGCGTGCGCTGGTCGGGCACCACCCTGTGGATCGGAGCCTGGGACGCGGACCCCGGACCCCCGGAACCCCCGGCCCGGTTGGCGGCCACGCCCGACACGGAATCCGGCCGAGGCCTCGCCCTCGTACGGGCCTGCACGGACGTATGGGGCTGGCAGCCGTCCTCCCGCTTCGGGCACCGGGGCAAATACGTGTGGTGCGAACTGCTCTGTGACCCGGTCGCGGCATGA
- a CDS encoding serine hydrolase domain-containing protein — MPIRRTATASAVALALALLTSLAPAHAQGAANPLQRDADALRDTGVTGVSVRLEAPHGTRTARSGVGDLATGAPVPRDEYIRLGSTTKTYVATVVLQLVGEGRLSLEDSVERWLPGVVRGKGNDGRRVTVRQLLQHTSGLPDYIADVVPDLSEAGYLQHRSTTYTSRQRVAFAMTHPPVFQPGARWEYSNTNYILAGMVIEAVTGRTWDREVRDRILRPLGLTRTFNPGDDPRMPRPHSRNYQQFERSADGSEGGPMTDTTLAYLPFDGDADGSLIGTAAETNRFFSALLSGGLLAPAQLAEMRRTVAVPDSPDGVPGSRYGLGLEWTPLTCGGGYWGHSGSGFGYLAWPATTSGGRVAVTVAVHSRPAVEETAARQIRGITDLVDHAVCARPGKAGVPHR, encoded by the coding sequence ATGCCCATCCGCCGAACAGCCACGGCCTCAGCCGTCGCCCTCGCTCTCGCCCTCCTCACCAGCCTCGCCCCGGCCCACGCGCAAGGCGCGGCGAACCCCCTGCAACGCGATGCCGACGCCCTGCGCGACACCGGCGTGACCGGGGTGTCCGTACGGCTGGAGGCACCTCACGGCACCCGCACCGCCCGCAGCGGCGTGGGCGACCTCGCCACCGGCGCACCCGTGCCCCGCGACGAGTACATCCGTCTCGGCAGCACCACGAAGACGTACGTCGCGACGGTCGTCCTCCAACTCGTCGGCGAGGGGCGGCTGTCGCTGGAGGACAGCGTGGAGCGCTGGCTGCCGGGCGTGGTCCGGGGCAAGGGGAACGACGGCCGCCGGGTCACCGTCCGTCAGCTTCTCCAACACACCAGCGGCCTGCCGGACTACATCGCGGACGTCGTCCCCGACCTGAGCGAGGCCGGTTATCTCCAGCACCGCTCGACGACCTACACCTCGCGGCAGCGCGTCGCGTTCGCCATGACGCATCCGCCGGTGTTCCAACCGGGGGCCCGCTGGGAGTACTCCAACACCAACTACATCCTGGCCGGGATGGTGATCGAGGCGGTCACCGGCCGGACCTGGGACCGAGAGGTGCGGGACCGGATCCTGCGCCCGCTCGGGCTCACGCGCACCTTCAACCCGGGCGACGATCCGCGCATGCCGCGCCCCCACTCCCGTAACTACCAGCAGTTCGAGCGGTCCGCAGACGGATCGGAGGGCGGCCCCATGACGGACACCACCCTCGCCTACCTCCCCTTCGACGGTGACGCCGACGGCTCGCTGATCGGCACCGCCGCCGAGACCAACCGCTTCTTCTCCGCGCTCCTGAGCGGCGGGCTCCTCGCCCCCGCCCAGCTCGCCGAGATGCGGCGCACGGTCGCCGTGCCGGACAGCCCCGACGGGGTACCGGGGTCGCGCTACGGCCTGGGCCTGGAGTGGACGCCGTTGACCTGCGGCGGCGGCTACTGGGGACACAGCGGCAGCGGCTTCGGCTATCTGGCGTGGCCCGCGACGACGTCCGGCGGTCGCGTCGCGGTCACCGTCGCCGTACACAGCCGACCCGCCGTCGAGGAGACCGCCGCACGCCAGATCCGAGGCATCACGGACCTGGT
- a CDS encoding MOSC domain-containing protein, producing the protein MSGTVTAVSSNGEYSFTKPNRDSVTLLAGLGVEGDVHAGVTVKHRSRVAQDPTRPNLRQVHLIHEELFAEVGAEGFKVGPGDLGENITTRGIDLLGLPVGTLLYIGDDAVLEVTGLRNPCLQIDNFQDGLLKRVVGRDEAGNLVLKAGIMSIVREGGAVRPGDTIKAELPAGPHRPLERV; encoded by the coding sequence ATGAGCGGAACGGTCACGGCGGTCAGCAGCAACGGCGAGTACTCGTTCACCAAGCCGAACCGGGACAGCGTCACGCTGCTCGCCGGGCTCGGCGTAGAGGGTGACGTACATGCCGGAGTGACGGTCAAGCACCGCTCGCGGGTGGCGCAGGACCCCACCCGGCCGAACCTGCGCCAGGTTCACCTGATCCATGAGGAGCTCTTCGCCGAGGTCGGCGCGGAGGGATTCAAGGTGGGGCCCGGCGACCTCGGCGAGAACATCACCACCCGCGGCATCGATCTGCTCGGGCTGCCGGTCGGCACACTGCTGTATATCGGGGACGACGCGGTGCTGGAGGTGACCGGGCTGCGCAATCCCTGCCTGCAGATCGACAACTTCCAGGACGGGCTGCTGAAGCGGGTTGTCGGCCGCGACGAGGCCGGGAACCTCGTGCTCAAGGCCGGAATCATGAGCATCGTGAGGGAGGGCGGTGCGGTGCGTCCGGGCGACACGATCAAGGCGGAACTTCCCGCCGGGCCGCACCGCCCCTTGGAGCGGGTCTGA
- a CDS encoding DUF397 domain-containing protein, with amino-acid sequence MNHALRWQRSTFSGGGEGNTCVELAAISPHLLGLRESDVPGAVLTTTPAPVTELLRAIASGRFTPRRP; translated from the coding sequence ATGAATCACGCGCTGCGCTGGCAGAGGTCCACGTTTTCCGGGGGCGGTGAGGGAAACACCTGCGTCGAACTGGCCGCCATATCTCCCCACTTGCTCGGCCTCCGCGAATCCGATGTCCCTGGCGCCGTCCTCACCACCACGCCCGCCCCGGTCACCGAACTCCTCCGCGCCATAGCCTCCGGCAGGTTCACCCCGCGCCGCCCGTGA